A genomic segment from Geitlerinema sp. PCC 7407 encodes:
- a CDS encoding serine/threonine-protein kinase, with translation MSCCLNPECQNPLNREDATHCQSCGTPMETLLRGRYRVLQPIGHGGFGRTYLMVDEDRLKARCVLKQFLPQVKGTGSHRQANLDKAIQLFNQEAVRLHDLGEHPQIPALLAYFEQGSQLYLVQQFVEGPTLLRELQQRGPFGEEQIEALLLDLLPVLEFVHSQQVVHRDIKPTNVIRRRIDRRLVLIDFGLAKQLSVTDSAQTGTKLGTEGYSPIEQLRSGKAFPASDLYSLGVTCLHLLTGIKPDELYDPMRGWIWKERLAERGVGVSDRLDRVLTKLTQDLVSNRYQSAAEVLQDLKKPVAPVTAVPSPPPRPAPAPSPAILATPRRSPASAPISQPPSGPPSRRTTKPALTWSCVGTLLGHASWITALAISPDSQVLASGGLDDTLRLWSLRTGKQLQMLTSHTKPINALVISPDNQFLLSGSDDDTIKCWDLLTGNLLGTLTGHMRDVNALAISADSKWLVSGSEDRSLKLWRLPTGDLVKTLVGGQSMIKAIALSPSGRLVASAGLDNKISLWDLQTSKLLTVLTGHYNSVNAVAISPNGQVLASGSKDRTVRLWELPSGKPLHTLSAHLRDINAIAFTPDGHVLATASSDETVKLWRLDNNTLLGTLSGHSGAVNALAFSADGQLLATGSWDKTIKIWRLTFG, from the coding sequence ATGAGCTGTTGCCTGAATCCAGAGTGTCAAAATCCCCTCAACCGTGAGGATGCAACCCATTGCCAGTCCTGTGGAACCCCCATGGAAACGCTGCTGCGAGGCCGCTACCGGGTTTTGCAGCCGATTGGTCATGGGGGATTTGGTCGAACTTACCTGATGGTCGATGAGGACCGCCTGAAGGCTCGCTGCGTGCTCAAGCAGTTTTTGCCTCAGGTCAAGGGGACCGGCTCTCACCGTCAAGCCAACCTGGACAAAGCCATTCAGCTGTTTAACCAAGAAGCGGTACGGCTTCACGATTTGGGAGAGCATCCCCAGATTCCAGCGCTGCTGGCCTACTTTGAGCAGGGAAGCCAGCTGTACTTGGTGCAGCAGTTTGTCGAGGGACCGACGCTGCTGCGAGAGCTGCAACAGCGGGGACCCTTTGGAGAAGAGCAGATCGAGGCGTTGCTGCTGGATCTGCTGCCGGTGCTGGAGTTTGTGCACTCTCAGCAGGTGGTGCACCGGGATATCAAGCCGACGAATGTGATTCGCCGCCGCATCGATCGCCGCCTGGTGCTGATTGACTTTGGGCTGGCCAAGCAGCTGTCGGTGACGGATTCGGCGCAAACGGGCACCAAGCTGGGCACAGAAGGCTATTCGCCCATCGAGCAGCTGCGCAGCGGCAAGGCTTTTCCGGCCAGCGATCTCTACAGCTTGGGCGTCACCTGTTTGCATTTGCTGACGGGCATCAAGCCAGATGAACTCTACGACCCAATGCGGGGCTGGATTTGGAAGGAGCGCTTGGCGGAGCGCGGCGTTGGGGTGAGCGATCGCCTGGACCGGGTGCTCACGAAGCTGACCCAGGACCTGGTGAGCAATCGCTATCAGTCGGCGGCTGAGGTGCTTCAAGATCTCAAAAAGCCGGTTGCTCCGGTGACGGCGGTGCCCAGTCCGCCGCCCCGCCCGGCCCCCGCCCCCTCACCGGCGATCTTGGCGACGCCCCGGCGATCGCCCGCATCGGCGCCCATCAGCCAGCCGCCTTCCGGGCCGCCGAGCCGCCGCACCACCAAGCCAGCTCTGACCTGGAGCTGCGTTGGGACGCTCTTGGGCCATGCTTCATGGATTACGGCTCTGGCCATTAGCCCCGATAGCCAGGTGCTGGCCAGCGGCGGCCTAGACGATACGCTGCGGCTCTGGAGTCTGCGCACGGGCAAGCAATTGCAGATGCTGACGAGCCACACCAAACCCATTAATGCGCTGGTGATCAGTCCGGACAATCAGTTTTTGCTCAGCGGCAGCGACGACGACACGATCAAGTGCTGGGATCTGCTGACGGGCAATCTGCTGGGAACGCTGACGGGGCACATGCGCGACGTCAATGCTCTGGCCATCAGTGCCGATTCGAAGTGGCTAGTGAGCGGGAGTGAAGATCGATCGCTCAAGCTGTGGCGCTTGCCGACGGGAGATCTGGTCAAAACCCTGGTGGGAGGCCAGAGCATGATCAAGGCGATCGCCCTGAGCCCCAGCGGCCGCTTGGTCGCCAGCGCCGGACTTGACAACAAAATCAGCCTCTGGGACCTGCAAACCAGCAAACTGCTGACGGTGTTGACCGGGCACTACAACTCGGTGAATGCGGTCGCAATTAGCCCCAATGGGCAGGTCTTGGCCAGCGGCAGCAAAGATCGGACGGTGCGCCTGTGGGAGCTGCCCTCAGGGAAGCCTCTGCATACGCTGTCGGCCCACCTGCGGGACATCAATGCGATCGCCTTTACCCCCGATGGCCACGTGCTGGCTACAGCCAGCAGCGATGAGACCGTCAAGCTCTGGCGCTTGGACAACAACACGCTGCTGGGCACTCTCAGCGGCCACTCTGGCGCGGTCAATGCCCTTGCCTTCAGCGCCGATGGTCAGCTCCTCGCCACCGGCAGCTGGGACAAAACCATCAAGATTTGGCGCCTGACCTTTGGCTAG
- a CDS encoding OB-fold nucleic acid binding domain-containing protein, producing MVKIVSRRSLGMQLVYDIGVAADHNFVLADGLIAANCFNKSHSTAYGYVTFQTAFLKANYPVEYMAALLTANSGDQDKVQKYISTCVSMAIEVEPPDINRSGVDFTPVGDRILFGLSAVRNVGLGAIECLLAAREDGGPFKSLADLCDRIDARVVNRRALEALIHCGALDPLEPKQNRRQLAEDLPLVLDWAQSRAKDRASGQGNLLDLLGGGAAEETASFESAPKAPTTDDYAPQERLRLEKELLGFYVSDHPLKSVQRSVKVLAPVNLSDLDDYVDRGLVSAIAMLAEVKPVITKKGDPMAIVQLEDLSGQTEAVVFPKSYARIGQHILADARLMVWGKVDRRDDRTQFIIEDAEPIEDVKMVMVEIDPKTAADIQQQHRLREVLQGQQPAEEHGKIPVVAVITDQYRRQLVRLGPQFRVTDSEATVQALVNAGFQARSSSLVPA from the coding sequence ATGGTGAAAATCGTTAGCCGGCGATCGCTGGGTATGCAGTTGGTCTACGACATCGGCGTGGCAGCCGACCACAATTTTGTGCTGGCCGATGGCCTGATTGCGGCCAACTGCTTCAACAAGTCCCACTCCACGGCCTACGGGTACGTCACCTTTCAGACAGCTTTCTTGAAGGCCAACTATCCCGTGGAGTACATGGCCGCGCTGCTCACGGCCAATAGCGGCGACCAAGACAAGGTGCAGAAGTACATCAGCACCTGCGTCAGCATGGCCATCGAAGTGGAGCCACCCGACATTAACCGCTCTGGGGTGGACTTCACGCCGGTGGGCGATCGCATCTTGTTTGGTCTGTCCGCCGTGCGCAACGTCGGCTTGGGGGCGATCGAGTGTCTGCTGGCCGCTCGGGAAGACGGCGGCCCTTTTAAGTCGCTGGCGGATCTGTGCGATCGCATTGATGCCCGCGTGGTCAACCGGCGAGCCCTCGAAGCTCTGATTCACTGCGGCGCCCTCGATCCCCTTGAGCCCAAGCAAAATCGCCGTCAGCTCGCCGAAGACCTGCCCCTCGTTTTGGACTGGGCCCAGAGCCGCGCCAAGGATCGCGCCAGCGGCCAAGGCAACCTGCTCGACCTTCTGGGCGGCGGTGCCGCCGAAGAAACCGCCTCTTTTGAGAGCGCCCCCAAAGCGCCGACCACCGACGACTACGCCCCCCAAGAGCGCCTGCGCCTCGAAAAAGAGCTTTTGGGCTTCTACGTGTCCGATCACCCGCTCAAGTCGGTCCAGCGATCGGTCAAAGTCTTGGCCCCCGTCAACCTCAGCGATCTGGATGACTACGTCGATCGGGGCCTAGTGAGCGCGATCGCCATGCTCGCCGAGGTGAAGCCCGTCATCACGAAAAAGGGAGACCCCATGGCCATCGTGCAGCTCGAAGATCTCTCGGGCCAAACCGAAGCCGTCGTCTTCCCCAAATCCTACGCCCGCATTGGTCAGCACATTTTGGCAGACGCACGCCTGATGGTCTGGGGCAAAGTCGATCGGCGCGACGACCGAACCCAGTTCATCATCGAGGACGCCGAACCCATTGAGGACGTGAAGATGGTGATGGTCGAAATCGACCCTAAAACCGCCGCCGACATCCAGCAGCAGCACCGCCTGCGAGAGGTCTTGCAGGGCCAGCAGCCAGCCGAAGAGCACGGCAAAATCCCCGTGGTGGCCGTCATCACTGACCAGTACCGCCGTCAACTCGTGCGCCTAGGCCCCCAGTTCCGCGTCACCGACTCTGAGGCAACGGTGCAGGCCCTCGTCAACGCCGGATTCCAGGCGCGATCGTCTTCCCTCGTGCCCGCCTAG
- a CDS encoding DUF2499 domain-containing protein has product MNALSIPTWIIHVSSVLEWAAAIWLIWTYGDVSGNRAWRSLSFAMLPALVSAMCACTWHFFDNPPTLEWLVTLQASMTVLGNCTLMAAAWWIWRSRKGETI; this is encoded by the coding sequence ATGAACGCTCTTTCCATTCCCACCTGGATCATTCACGTGTCGAGTGTGCTGGAGTGGGCAGCGGCGATCTGGCTCATTTGGACTTATGGAGATGTGAGCGGAAATCGGGCTTGGCGATCGCTGTCTTTTGCTATGCTGCCTGCCCTCGTCAGCGCCATGTGCGCCTGCACTTGGCACTTCTTTGACAACCCGCCCACCCTAGAATGGCTGGTCACGCTCCAGGCCAGCATGACGGTCCTGGGCAACTGCACGCTGATGGCAGCAGCTTGGTGGATTTGGCGATCGCGCAAAGGTGAGACAATCTGA
- a CDS encoding DUF3593 domain-containing protein, translating into MSKDTLFALSLFPYLGFLWFLTRSRQTPRLALLGFYGTLVFVAITIPAGIYAKVVYGKALANVDLLHGGAEFFLTLANILIVLGFRQAIVSQRNSPTS; encoded by the coding sequence ATGTCGAAAGATACTCTGTTTGCGCTGTCTTTATTCCCTTATCTGGGATTTTTGTGGTTTTTGACGCGATCGCGCCAGACACCGCGCTTGGCGCTTCTGGGGTTCTACGGCACGTTGGTATTCGTGGCCATCACGATCCCGGCTGGCATCTATGCAAAGGTGGTCTACGGAAAAGCCCTCGCCAACGTCGATCTTCTCCACGGCGGAGCCGAATTTTTTCTGACCTTGGCCAATATCTTGATTGTCTTGGGATTTCGCCAAGCGATCGTCAGCCAGCGTAACTCCCCGACCTCCTAA
- the csaB gene encoding polysaccharide pyruvyl transferase CsaB codes for MRAVLCGYYGKGNGGDEALLASLLQMLPASVTPLVLSGNPAETQSRYGVAACDRMSPQAVLRALHQSDLFIWGGGSLIQDATSLVSPLYYAGLMGLAQAMGLRTIAWAQGIGPLKHPLTRWVARQAFRSCAAVSVRDSGSADLVTHWHLPFLQAPDPVWALQAIPSPDLELLPAPRIAVSLRPHPLLTPNLIEAIAQALGHLQADTGASILLIPFQPVQDRAIAEAIQPALSGPSQILEISHPQQLKGIFQSVDMAISMRYHGLIMAAAEGCRCWAISYDPKVDALMSELNLPGWHLRALPPSPQALAQQWLQHYQSGSPLSASQRQSLTAQALTHRALLQKVIAP; via the coding sequence ATGCGGGCAGTACTCTGCGGCTACTACGGCAAAGGCAATGGCGGTGACGAAGCGCTGCTCGCTTCCCTTTTGCAGATGCTGCCGGCATCAGTCACGCCCCTTGTCCTCTCCGGCAACCCCGCCGAGACCCAGAGCCGCTACGGCGTTGCAGCTTGCGATCGCATGTCTCCTCAAGCGGTCCTGCGAGCTCTGCACCAGTCCGATCTCTTCATCTGGGGCGGCGGCAGCCTGATCCAAGACGCCACCAGCCTTGTCAGCCCGCTCTACTATGCTGGCCTCATGGGGCTCGCTCAGGCCATGGGACTGCGCACCATCGCCTGGGCCCAGGGCATCGGCCCTCTCAAGCATCCCTTGACCCGGTGGGTCGCCCGCCAAGCATTTCGATCTTGCGCTGCCGTTAGCGTACGCGACAGCGGCTCCGCAGACCTCGTCACCCATTGGCACCTGCCCTTTTTGCAGGCCCCCGATCCGGTCTGGGCTTTACAGGCGATTCCGAGTCCTGATCTCGAGCTTTTGCCAGCGCCTCGCATTGCTGTCAGTCTGCGCCCCCATCCACTGCTCACGCCTAATTTGATTGAGGCGATCGCCCAAGCCTTGGGCCATTTGCAAGCCGACACAGGCGCTTCGATCCTGCTAATTCCTTTTCAGCCTGTCCAGGACCGGGCGATCGCCGAAGCCATCCAGCCAGCCCTCTCCGGCCCCAGTCAGATTTTAGAAATTTCCCATCCCCAGCAGCTCAAAGGCATCTTTCAAAGCGTCGACATGGCCATTTCCATGCGCTACCACGGCCTCATCATGGCTGCCGCCGAAGGGTGCCGCTGCTGGGCCATTAGCTACGACCCCAAAGTAGACGCCCTCATGAGCGAACTGAATTTGCCAGGCTGGCATCTACGCGCCCTTCCCCCCTCCCCCCAAGCCCTTGCCCAGCAGTGGCTCCAGCACTACCAGAGCGGGTCACCTCTCAGCGCATCGCAGCGCCAAAGCCTCACCGCCCAAGCCCTCACCCATCGAGCGCTACTACAAAAAGTCATTGCACCCTGA